Part of the Phycisphaeraceae bacterium genome, AACGCGGGCGAGAAGGGCTCGGTCGTCGTGTCGAAGGTGAGCGAGAACGCCGCCGCCAACTTTGGTTTCAATGCCCTGACCCTCAAGTACGGCGACCTGATCAAGGACGGCGTCATCACCCCGGCCAAGGTCGACCGCTCGGCGCTGCAGAACGCGTCGTCGGTCGCGACGCTCCTGCTGACGGCCGACTGCATCATCACCGACAAGCCCCAGGACAAGGACGCGGCCCCCGCCGGCGGCGGCCACGACCACGGCATGGGCGGGATGGGTGGCATGGGCGGCATGCCGGGCATGGGTGGGATGGGGTTCTAAGGAAATGAACGCGCCGGCTCCGGCACTTTGCCGTGATCAACACTTTGTTGCACAAATGATCAGTCGCCGTTTCTGTAACGCAGACGGCAAGCTGTTTCAGTTGCGCAAGCAGACTTGGAGCGTCGATGCTGGGGCAAAGTCGCCGAAAGGTGTTCTTTGGGGCAAGGAGTTCTACGGGCCGCCGGGTAATCTTCTCGATCGGATCTACACACGAATCGAGAATGAATTCGGTAAGATCTACGACGAATTGTGCGGGGCAGACAAGGTTAGCAGGAAAGCACTGGATACATTTATTCAATTCTCTGCTGCGCAGGCCACTCGGACCCCGTTTGTTGGCCTCGCTTTCAATGACGCCTCACTAGCCGGCGATTCTCTTGCATGGGCAAGGGTGTCTGAGACTCGGTTATGGATGTGGCGACAAACCCTGCAGATCTTTCGGCAAGACTGGTGGGGATGGCGTCGACTCTGCCTGCCTGAGGATGGCGAGCCGCTATTGCTCACGGATCACCCTGCGTGCTTTGCTCCGCGCATAGGCTCTGGCGGGCTTTTCTGGCTCTTTCCGTTGTCGCCGTATGTTGTCTATGTTGGTGGCGAACGTGTGTCGCTCGGCAGCATTGATGAGCATGATGTGCAGGGGCTTAACCTGATGTTGTTGGGGGCGGCGGTAGATCGTGTGTATTCAGGGAACAAAGGGCTTCTTGATCAATTGCAGGCATCGCTTTCACCTGACCGTGATGGGGGCGATACCGAGATTGCTGCCGTTCTTCGCGCGCCTTCATTTGGTGACCTTGCAGAGCCCTCAGGTGCTCCCGATTGGCTGAAGTCTGTTAGTCTTGTCGACGCAGCAAAAATCGCCTTTATGGCATCGAACCAAGTTGGAGTGATGTAAGAATATGGCCGTCAAACCCCTTGAAGACCGCGTGCTCGTGAAGCCCATCGAGCAGAACACGAAGACCGAATCGGGGCTCTACCTGCCCGAGACCGCGAAGGAGCGCCCTATGCAGGGGCAGGTCGTCGCGACCGGGCCGGGCAAGCGCCTCGACAACGGCACGATCGCCAAGCCCTCCGTGAAGAACGGCGACACCGTCGTGTTCGGCAAGTACGCCGGCTCGGAGATCGAGATCAAAGGCGTCAAGCACCTGATCATGCGCGAGAGCGAACTGCTGGGCGTGCTGGCCTAATTCCGGTCCCCCTCCCACTCGTGGGAGGGGCTAGGGGAGGGTCTTCGATCTGTTGGAGATCGAGGAGAGAGGAAGAGCCCTCCCCCTGCCCCCTCCCGCAAGTGGGAGCGGGGAAAGAAAGAGTCCCCCTCCCACTCGTGGGAGGGGTTAGGGGAGGGTCTTCGATCTGGTTGAGATCGAGGAGAGAGGAAGAGCCCTCCCCCTGCCCCCTCCCGCAAGCGGGAGGCGGGAAAGAAAGAGTCCCCCTCCCACTCGTGGGAGGGGTTAGGGGAGGGTCTTCGATCTGGTTGAGATCGAGGAGAGAGGAAGACCCTCCCCCTGCCCCCTCCCGCAAGCGGGAGGGGGGAAAGAACCTGACCCCACGCCGTGGCACGGCTTCGCCGTACCACGCCACCCCACGATCACAGTGGGACGACATACGAGAGACAGAGACCCCTCCCGCGATCTCACCGTCGCCTGAGGGATTCGCAGACGACACCACCAAACACCGCCGCTTCTGGCGACCTTTGCAGGACAGACACACATGGCCACCAAGCAGATGATGTTCGACGACGCCGCCCTCCTCGAGATGAAAGAGGGCGTCACGCGCCTCGCCCGCGCCGTCAAGGTCACCATGGGTCCGACCGGGCGCAATGTGATGCTCCAGAAGTCCTACGGCGGGCCGCAGGTCACCAAGGACGGCGTGACCGTTGCGAAGGAAGTCTCGCTGCCCGAGGCGTTCCAGAACATGGGCGCCAAGATGGTGCACGAGGTCGCGAAGAAGACCAACGACATCGCCGGCGACGGCACGACCACGGCGACGGTGCTCGCCGAGGCGATCTTCAGCGAGGGGCTGCGCATCGTGGCCTCGGGCGCGAACCCGGTGCAGGTGCAGCGCGGCATCAACGCCGCTGCCCAGGCCGCGTCGGACGCGATCGGCGAGATGGCCACCAAGTGCAAGGGCAAGGACGACTACAAGAAGGTCGCGACGGTCTCGGCGAACCACGACGCGTCGATCGGCGAGATCATCGCCGAGGCGATCGCGAAGGTCGGCGCCGAGGGCGTGGTCGAGGTGGAAGAGGGCAAGGCCTCCGACACGACGCTCGAGTATGTCGAGGGCATGCAGTTCGATAAGGGCTACCTGTCGCCCTACTTCATGACCGACCCCAAGAGCGCCGAGTGCGTGCTCGAGGACGCGCTGGTCCTCCTCCACGAGAAGAAGATCAGCAACCTCGCCGACTTCCTGCCCCTGCTCAACAAGGTCGCCAGCAGCGGCAAGCCCCTGCTCATCGTCGCCGAAGAGGTCGAGAACGAGGCGCTCGCGGCGCTGGTCGTCAACCGCCTGCGCGGCGTGCTGAAGATCTGCGCCGTCAAGGCGCCCGGCTTCGGCGACCGTCGCAAGGCCATGATGCAGGACCTCGCGGTCCTCACGGGCGGAACCTTCTTCAGCGAGGACCTCGGGCGCTCGCTCGAGTCGATCGACCTGTCCGAGATGGGCCGCGCGAAGAAGATCATCGTCACCAAGGACGACACGACCGTGATCGAGGGCGCCGGCAAGAAGGCCGACATCAAGTCCCGCGCGGATCAGATCAAGGCGCAGCACGAGAAGTCCACCAGCGAGTACGACCGCGAGAAGCTCATGGAGCGCCTCGCGAAGCTGACCGGCGGCGTGGCGATCATCCATGTCGGCGGCTCGACCGAGATGGAGGTCAAGGAGCGCAAGGACCGCGTCGACGACGCGCTGAACTCCACCCGGGCCGCGGCCAAGGAGGGCTATGTCCCCGGCGGCGGCGTCGCGCTGCTCCGCTCGCAGAGCGCCATCGAGACCGCCAAGGCCAAGGCCAAGGGCGACGAGAAACTCGGCTACGACATCGTCTCGCGCGCCGTCGAGGCGTGCGTGAAGCAGATCGCCGAGAACGGCGGGTACGACGGCGACCTGGTCGTCGAGAAGGTGAAGGAGTCGGCGAAGAATGTCGGCTTCAACGCCGCCACCGGCGAGTACGAGGACCTGGTGAAGGCCGGGATCATCGACGCGGCGCTGGTCCCCAAGACCGCGCTCGTGAACGCCGCGTCCGTCGCCGGGCTGATGCTCACGACCGAGGTGCTGATCAGCGACCTGAAGGACGACAAGAAGCCCGAGGCCCAGGCCGTTTCCTGATGAACGGCGCCCGGCTCGATTGACCGATGAAAGCACACGGGCCCGCGGGAGAATCACCCCGCGGGCTCGATTCACGAACGAAGGCCGCAGCGCACGGACGCGAGACCACGCATGGGCAGCACGACACGCGACTATTACGAGATCCTCTCCGTCGAGCGCGGGGCGAACGGCGAGGAGATCAAGCGCGCGTATCGGCGCCTGGCGATGAAGTACCACCCGGACCGCAACCCGGGCGACAAGGAAGCGGAGACGAAGTTCAAGGAGTGCGCCGAGGCCTACGAGGTGCTCTCCGACGACCAGAAGCGCCAGGTCTACGACAAGTACGGGCACGAGGGCCTGCGCGGTCGGGCCGCCGGCGGGCCGGGCGCGGCGCACGACTTCTCGCGGATGAACGTCGAGGACATCTTCTCGATGTTCAACGACATCTTCGACGGCGTCGGCGGGGGGCGCGCCGGTCGGGCGCGGCGCGGCGTGGCGCGCGGGTATGACCTCGAGACCGAGATCACGCTGACGCTCAAGGATGTGCTCGAGGGCACGACGCGCGAGGTCGAGTTCACGCGCCTCGATGTCTGCCAGGAGTGCGCGGGCTCGGGCGCCGAGAAGGGCAGCGAGCCGGTGCAGTGCACCACCTGCGCCGGGCACGGCTTCGTGATCCAGACGGGTCTGGGCGGGATGTTCCGGATGCAGACCGTGTGCCCGGGCTGCCGCGGCCGCGGCAAGATGGTGCTCGACAGCTGCACGAAGTGCCGGGGCAAGGGGCGCGTTCCCTCGAAGCGCCGCCTGTCGGTGAAGATCCCCAGGGGCATCCACGACGGGCAGGCGGTGCGCATCGCGGGCGAGGGCGAGCCGCCCCAGCAGGAGGTCTCGGCCGACGGGAGCGGGCAGCGCGGCGACCTGCACGTCGTGGTGCGCGTCGAAGCGGACGACCTGTTCGAGCGCGACGGCGACAACCTGCTCATCGAACTGCCCATCACCTACACGCAGGCGGCGCTGGGCGCACAGATCACGGTGCCCTCCATCGACACCGAGCACCAGCTGGCTGTTCCCCGTGGAACACAGCACGGCGCGGTCTTCACGATCAACGGCGCGGGGCTCCCGAACCTGCGCAGCGGCAAGCGCGGGAACCTGATGGTCGTCACCGACCTGCAGGTGCCCAAGAAGCTCACCGAGAAGCAGGAGCAGCTGCTGCGCCAGCTGGCGGAGACCGAGGACGTGGCGGTGGCGCCGCGCAAGAGCGGGCTGTGGTCGAAACTCCGCGACGCGATGGGCGCGTGATCCGAGGGGGAAGGTGACCGGATGGCATTCTCACGAAAGAAACGCGAGCAGCGAGCCATGATGCAAGGCGACACGGAACGACAGCACGACGAAGGCCACGACGAGGTCGAGCCCAAGACCGGCGCGCAGGGCGACGGGTTCGCGGCGCTCGAAGAGCAGGTCGCGAACCTGGAGCGCGAGCTGGAGGAGGCGAAGGGCCTGCGTCTGCGCGCGCTCGCCGACTTCCAGAACTTCCAGCGCCGCTCGATCCAGAACGAGGAAGAGGCGAAGAAGCAGGGGGCGGCCGGCGTGCTGCGCACCGTCATCAACGCGCTGGACCACTTCGACCAGGCGCTCAGCCAGCCGGCGGAGAAGATCACCGCCGAGCAGGCGGTCGCCGGGCTGAAACTGATCCGCGACGAGCTGGTGCGCGCGGTCCAGCAGGCGCACGGCGTGACAATCATCCGGCCCGAGGCCAACGACGAGTTCACGCCGGGTCGTCACGAGGCGCTCGCCCAGATGCCGCGCGAGGGCGTGAAGCCCGGTCGCGTCGTCGAGGTGTACCAGCCCGGGTACGCGCTGGGCGATCGCGTGCTGCGCGCCGCGAAGGTCATCGTCTCGCCCGGCGCCGACAGCGACGCCGGCGGGTCGGAGGAATAACCCATGCCCACCTACGACTATCGCTGCAACGCCTGTCAGCACGAGTTCGAGCTGTTCCAGTCGATGAAGGACTCGCCCAAGCGCAAGTGCCCCGAGTGCGGCAAGAACGCGCTGGAGCGCCTCATCGGCCTGGGCGGCGGGATCATCTTCAAGGGCGGCGGTTTCTACGAGACGGACTACCGATCCGACTCGTATAAGAAGAGCGCCGAGGCCGACAAGAAGGCGTCGAGCGATACCCCCGCCTCCCCCGGCCCCGGGGGCGGCTCGTGCGCCTGCGGCAAGAATGCCGCGTCCGAGTGCGCCTCGTCGGCGAAGCCCGCGAAACCGACCAAGCCCGCCAAGGCCGCGGACTGACCGTGGGCTGCCCCCAGGGCCCCCGGCGCCCGGGCCGGGTGATCGCCCGGCGTTCTAGACTCCGTGCCTGCGAAGGCCGGGGCGATCCGTTCGAACAACTCTCGCACGAAAGCCCGTTCATGCCAACCGCGATTCACCAGCCCACGACCGAGTTCGAGAAGATGGACCGCTGCGCCGACCTGCCCCACAGGCCGCGCGTGCTGCTGGGCAAGATGGGTCTGGACGGGCACGACCGAGGCGTGAAGATCATCGCGCGGGCGCTGCGCGACAGCGGCGCGCACGTGATCTATTCCGGGCTGTGGCAGACGCCGCAGTCGCTGGCGATCTCGGCGCGCGACGAGGACTGCGACGTGATCGCGGCGTCGATGATGAGCAACTCGCACCTGGTGCTGGGCCCGCGCCTGCTGGAGTCGCTGAGGGCGCTGGGTCGCCCGGACATCCCGGTGTACATGGGGGGGATCCTGCCCCAGGACGACATCCCGAAGCTGAAGGCGGCCGGCGTGAAGGAGTGCTTCACGACCGGCACGGGCCTGCTGGACATCGTGAACGCGGTGCGCGGGTCGGTGGTGGAGCGCGCCGAGAAGGTGTCGGGCCACGCGACGGCGCAGCTCGCGCGGGATATCTCGCTGCTGCACGAGAAGGGATCGCTGCGCAAGGGCGCGCCGCTGCGCCGGCCGAAGCGCGTGATCGGCGTGACGGGCTCGCCCGGCGCCGGCAAGTCGACGCTCGTGGCGCAGCTGGTGAACGAGTACTGCCGTCGCGCGAAGACGGACAAGTCGCTCGGGCGCGTCGCGGTGGTGGCGTTCGACCCGATGTCGCCCATCACGAAGGGCGCGCTGCTGGGCGATCGCCTGCGCGTGGACTTCAACTCGATGAGCGAGGCGGCGTTCTATCGCTCGCTGGCGATCAGCGGCGAGGACTACCACCACCTGGACCAGATCGTGCAACTCATCGGCGGCGCGCAGCCCCCGGAGGCCGACGGCCTGTCGGGCCAGTTCGACACCGTGTTCATCGAGACCGTGGGCGCCGGCCAGAACGAGACGAAGATCCGCGAGCACGTCGACAAGACGGCGCTGGTGCTCGTCCCCGGCATGGGCGACGCGGTGCAGATGGACAAGGCGGGCATCCTCGAGATCGCCGATGTGTTCGTCTGCAACAAGGCGGACCACCCCGGCCAGAACGAGCTGATGCGCGACCTGCGCGAGATCGCGGGCCGGCGCCCGGCGCTGGAGACCATCGCCACGCGTTCGCAGGGCATCCCCGAGCTGCTGGACATCCTGCTGGGGGGCTGATCGCCCCCGGTCGGGCGAGGTTCGGGGGAAGTCGCGCGCGAAAAAGGCGCCGCCCCGGTCCGGTATTCCTGTATACTCATGTCGACCCGACGGTGCTACGGACGGGCCGGGTGATCCCGGCGGCGTCGGGCCGTGCATGGACTCAGGAGATCCGATGATGAAACTCTCGATGTTTGCGCTGGGCGCTGCGCTCACGCTCCAGGTCGCGTCCAGCGGCGCGCTCGCGCAGGCGGCGCTGCAGGACACGAAGCAGCCCTCGAAGCCCGCGACGCCGGCTCCCGCCGCCGCTGCGCAGCCAGAGATGGAAGACATGATGAAGGCGGTCATGGAAGCCGGCACGCCCGGCAAGGAGCACAAGCTCCTCGACCCCATGGCGGGCAAGTGGACGGTCAAGGCCGCGTTCTGGATGGACCCGGGCGCCCCCCCGATGGAGATGGACGCCAAGGCCACGAACGAGTGGATCATGGGCGGCCGGTTCCTGAAGATGAGCTACGCCGGCGAGTTCATGGGCGCGCCCTTCGAGGGCATGGGCCTCACCGGCTTCAACAACATCAGCGGCCAGTTCGAGACCCTCTGGCTCGACAACATGGGCACCGGCATCATGACCGGCTTCGGCTCGGTGTCGACCGACGGGAAGACCTTCACCTTCCACTCCGAGTACGACGACCCCATGAGCGGTTCTCGCAAGAAGACGCGCGAGGTCATCGTGATCGACTCCAAGGACCAGCACACCATGATGTCCTACGAGATCCTTCCCGACGGCGCCGAGCAGAAGACGATGAAGCTCGTCTACACGCGCGCCAAGGACTGATCCGCTCCACGAAGCAGAACAAGCACGACAACGCCGACGGCGCAAGCCACCGTCGGCGTTGTTGTTTGGCGGGATGGAGCGGGGCTCACGCCGCGGCGATCGGAGCCCGCCCGCGTTCGAGACGCTCGATCGCGACGAAGAGCGCCACGGCGATCACGCCAGTCGCGAGGATGAACCACCAGGGCGACAGCCCGGTCTCGCTCGGGAAGGTGGCCTTGCCAAGGTCAATGACCTTGTTGAGGTGCGTGTTCAGCCACGCGTGGATCTCGGCGTAGACGCCGGCGCCCACGATCGCGCCGAACAGACCGAAGATCGCGTGGCGCGAGCCGTCGCCGATCGCGGCCACGCCGGTGCCGGGGCAGTAGCCCAGCACGGCCATGCCCACGCCGAAGATCAGCCCGCCGACGGCGTTGCCAAGGATCGTCGCGTTCTTGACGTGCAGACCCTCGATCATGCCGAGCTGCAGCATGCCCCAGATCCCGATCGCGCCGACGACGATCGCCGTCAGCATGACCTTGAGCACGGTGAAGTCACGGAACAAAAACTGATTGACGATGGTGTCGAACCGCGTGACGCGGGCCTTCTGCAGCAGGAAGCCGAAGACGAGGCCCACGAGCGCGCCCTGCGCGAGGTCGGACATCGGCGCGAAGACGGTGATGCCTTCCATGGTCAGACTCCCTTCCCGGCCTTGACGCCGTAGAGCAGGAACGCGGCGGCGACCCCCGACGCGAACATCGCGACGAAGAAGGTCCAGCTCGAGACCGCGAACTGCAGCCCGCCCGAGATGCCGTGGCCGCTGGTGCAGCCGTTGGCGAGACGGGCCCCGATGATCATCACGAGCCCGCCCACGAAGGCGGCGGAATAGCGCAGCGCCTTGCTCGGGCCGAAGCGCCGCTTCCAGATCTCGGGAACGTGCTCGACGAACTTCTGTCGCGAGAGCCGCGCCGAGAGGAACGCGCCGACCGCGAGGAACACGACCAGCGCGAACTGCCAGTCGATCGCGTTGCCCGCGACGACCTGCTTCGCGAGGTACGAGTTCCCGCGCACGTGCTCGGGCGCGACGAGGCACTCGGCGAGCCCCGCCGCGTTCACCATGGTGGTTGATGTGCCCAGCGCCTTGTTCATGAACAGGAAGGTTGCCCACGAGAGCACGCCGATGCCGGCGCCGGCGGCATAGGGCGACCACCGCGTCATCGTCAGGGGATTCCGCATATCGAACACTCCTTGTCCTCGTCCCGCGCGCAACGGCGCGATGCAGGGACGATCAACCCGCGTCCGGGCCGGCGTGGGCTCGGATGCAGTTCAGGATGACCACGGCTCGCGGGTCCGCGATGCGGTACATCGCGACGCGCCCCTCGCGCACGCGCTCCACAAGCCCGTGCACGCGCATCAGGTTCAGGTGCTGGCTGCACGCGGCGTGCGCCAAGCCCAGCTCGTCCGCAAGGTCGCCCACGCTGCGCGGCTGGTCGAGGTCGAGACGCTCGACCAGCTGAAGACGGACCGGGTGGGCAAGCACGCGAAAGACCTCCGCCGCACGCTCCAGCGCGTCGAGAGGCAGGGTCGGGGTGGTGGGGCGGGTGGTCATATCATCTCAATATATCAAACTATTCTGATATGTCAAGGCGTCAGCGCGAAACCCGGGATCGGCAGGGCGGATGCACGGACCGGGCGGGCTACCCTTGCGCCCTATGAACGCCGCAGTTATCAGCCGTCAGGGAAACCCCGTCGCCCCGAACATCCAGGCCGTGAAGGACTGGCCCGAGCCAGGGGCGCCGGCCCGGGGCGAGGCCCGCCTGCGCGTCGAGGCGACCGCCCTCAACCACATGGACCTCTGGGTCGGGCGAGGGCTTCCCGGAATCCCCCTCACCTGGCCGCGGATCTCGGGCTGCGATGTCTGCGGCACGGTCGAATCCGTGGGCGAGGGCGTGGACGCCTCGTGGGTCGGCCGGCGCGTCATCATGAACGCCGCGGTGCGCCAGCCCGATCGCGTGCTGCCCGACGACCCCCCGGGCTCCACGCTCGCGCCCGAGTACGAACTCCTGGGCGAGCACCACCACGGCGGGCACTGCCAGTTCTTCAACGCGCCCGTCGCGCAACTCGCGCCCGTCGGCGACGCCGACCCGACCGAGGCGGCGGCGTTCGGCCTGACCTTCCTCACCGCGTGGGGCATGCTGCGCAAGGCGGAACTGCGCCCGGGCCAGAGCGTGCTCGTCACGGGCATCGGTGGGGGCGTCGCGACGGCCGCGATGAAGATCGCCAAGCACCTGGGCTGCCCGGTGACGGTGACCTCGCGCCACGCGTGGAAACTCGAGAAGGCCCAGCAGCTCGGCGCCGACCATGTCGTGCTCGACAAGGGCGAGGACTGGTCGCGCGACGCGCGCGCCGTCACGAACAAACGCGGGTTCGATGTGGCCGTCGATTCGATCGGCAAGGCCACGCACCTGTGGTGCGTCAAGTCCCTCGCGCGCGGCGGCGCGTATGTCACCTGCGGCGCCACGACCGGCGCAGACGCCACCACCGACCTCGCGCGCGTCTTCTGG contains:
- a CDS encoding cobalamin-dependent protein (Presence of a B(12) (cobalamin)-binding domain implies dependence on cobalamin itself, in one of its several forms, or in some unusual lineages, dependence on a cobalamin-like analog.); translated protein: MPTAIHQPTTEFEKMDRCADLPHRPRVLLGKMGLDGHDRGVKIIARALRDSGAHVIYSGLWQTPQSLAISARDEDCDVIAASMMSNSHLVLGPRLLESLRALGRPDIPVYMGGILPQDDIPKLKAAGVKECFTTGTGLLDIVNAVRGSVVERAEKVSGHATAQLARDISLLHEKGSLRKGAPLRRPKRVIGVTGSPGAGKSTLVAQLVNEYCRRAKTDKSLGRVAVVAFDPMSPITKGALLGDRLRVDFNSMSEAAFYRSLAISGEDYHHLDQIVQLIGGAQPPEADGLSGQFDTVFIETVGAGQNETKIREHVDKTALVLVPGMGDAVQMDKAGILEIADVFVCNKADHPGQNELMRDLREIAGRRPALETIATRSQGIPELLDILLGG
- a CDS encoding zinc-binding dehydrogenase; protein product: MNAAVISRQGNPVAPNIQAVKDWPEPGAPARGEARLRVEATALNHMDLWVGRGLPGIPLTWPRISGCDVCGTVESVGEGVDASWVGRRVIMNAAVRQPDRVLPDDPPGSTLAPEYELLGEHHHGGHCQFFNAPVAQLAPVGDADPTEAAAFGLTFLTAWGMLRKAELRPGQSVLVTGIGGGVATAAMKIAKHLGCPVTVTSRHAWKLEKAQQLGADHVVLDKGEDWSRDARAVTNKRGFDVAVDSIGKATHLWCVKSLARGGAYVTCGATTGADATTDLARVFWNQLRILGSTMGSQDEFREIVALFRAGKLKPVVDSVHPWENARQAWTRIEAGDQFGNVVLVWK
- a CDS encoding DUF4238 domain-containing protein, translated to MNAPAPALCRDQHFVAQMISRRFCNADGKLFQLRKQTWSVDAGAKSPKGVLWGKEFYGPPGNLLDRIYTRIENEFGKIYDELCGADKVSRKALDTFIQFSAAQATRTPFVGLAFNDASLAGDSLAWARVSETRLWMWRQTLQIFRQDWWGWRRLCLPEDGEPLLLTDHPACFAPRIGSGGLFWLFPLSPYVVYVGGERVSLGSIDEHDVQGLNLMLLGAAVDRVYSGNKGLLDQLQASLSPDRDGGDTEIAAVLRAPSFGDLAEPSGAPDWLKSVSLVDAAKIAFMASNQVGVM
- the groL gene encoding chaperonin GroEL (60 kDa chaperone family; promotes refolding of misfolded polypeptides especially under stressful conditions; forms two stacked rings of heptamers to form a barrel-shaped 14mer; ends can be capped by GroES; misfolded proteins enter the barrel where they are refolded when GroES binds) yields the protein MATKQMMFDDAALLEMKEGVTRLARAVKVTMGPTGRNVMLQKSYGGPQVTKDGVTVAKEVSLPEAFQNMGAKMVHEVAKKTNDIAGDGTTTATVLAEAIFSEGLRIVASGANPVQVQRGINAAAQAASDAIGEMATKCKGKDDYKKVATVSANHDASIGEIIAEAIAKVGAEGVVEVEEGKASDTTLEYVEGMQFDKGYLSPYFMTDPKSAECVLEDALVLLHEKKISNLADFLPLLNKVASSGKPLLIVAEEVENEALAALVVNRLRGVLKICAVKAPGFGDRRKAMMQDLAVLTGGTFFSEDLGRSLESIDLSEMGRAKKIIVTKDDTTVIEGAGKKADIKSRADQIKAQHEKSTSEYDREKLMERLAKLTGGVAIIHVGGSTEMEVKERKDRVDDALNSTRAAAKEGYVPGGGVALLRSQSAIETAKAKAKGDEKLGYDIVSRAVEACVKQIAENGGYDGDLVVEKVKESAKNVGFNAATGEYEDLVKAGIIDAALVPKTALVNAASVAGLMLTTEVLISDLKDDKKPEAQAVS
- a CDS encoding YeeE/YedE family protein, yielding MRNPLTMTRWSPYAAGAGIGVLSWATFLFMNKALGTSTTMVNAAGLAECLVAPEHVRGNSYLAKQVVAGNAIDWQFALVVFLAVGAFLSARLSRQKFVEHVPEIWKRRFGPSKALRYSAAFVGGLVMIIGARLANGCTSGHGISGGLQFAVSSWTFFVAMFASGVAAAFLLYGVKAGKGV
- a CDS encoding winged helix-turn-helix transcriptional regulator: MTTRPTTPTLPLDALERAAEVFRVLAHPVRLQLVERLDLDQPRSVGDLADELGLAHAACSQHLNLMRVHGLVERVREGRVAMYRIADPRAVVILNCIRAHAGPDAG
- a CDS encoding co-chaperone GroES, giving the protein MAVKPLEDRVLVKPIEQNTKTESGLYLPETAKERPMQGQVVATGPGKRLDNGTIAKPSVKNGDTVVFGKYAGSEIEIKGVKHLIMRESELLGVLA
- a CDS encoding YeeE/YedE family protein, whose product is MEGITVFAPMSDLAQGALVGLVFGFLLQKARVTRFDTIVNQFLFRDFTVLKVMLTAIVVGAIGIWGMLQLGMIEGLHVKNATILGNAVGGLIFGVGMAVLGYCPGTGVAAIGDGSRHAIFGLFGAIVGAGVYAEIHAWLNTHLNKVIDLGKATFPSETGLSPWWFILATGVIAVALFVAIERLERGRAPIAAA
- a CDS encoding DUF1579 domain-containing protein, whose amino-acid sequence is MKLSMFALGAALTLQVASSGALAQAALQDTKQPSKPATPAPAAAAQPEMEDMMKAVMEAGTPGKEHKLLDPMAGKWTVKAAFWMDPGAPPMEMDAKATNEWIMGGRFLKMSYAGEFMGAPFEGMGLTGFNNISGQFETLWLDNMGTGIMTGFGSVSTDGKTFTFHSEYDDPMSGSRKKTREVIVIDSKDQHTMMSYEILPDGAEQKTMKLVYTRAKD
- the dnaJ gene encoding molecular chaperone DnaJ, with the protein product MGSTTRDYYEILSVERGANGEEIKRAYRRLAMKYHPDRNPGDKEAETKFKECAEAYEVLSDDQKRQVYDKYGHEGLRGRAAGGPGAAHDFSRMNVEDIFSMFNDIFDGVGGGRAGRARRGVARGYDLETEITLTLKDVLEGTTREVEFTRLDVCQECAGSGAEKGSEPVQCTTCAGHGFVIQTGLGGMFRMQTVCPGCRGRGKMVLDSCTKCRGKGRVPSKRRLSVKIPRGIHDGQAVRIAGEGEPPQQEVSADGSGQRGDLHVVVRVEADDLFERDGDNLLIELPITYTQAALGAQITVPSIDTEHQLAVPRGTQHGAVFTINGAGLPNLRSGKRGNLMVVTDLQVPKKLTEKQEQLLRQLAETEDVAVAPRKSGLWSKLRDAMGA
- a CDS encoding nucleotide exchange factor GrpE, with amino-acid sequence MAFSRKKREQRAMMQGDTERQHDEGHDEVEPKTGAQGDGFAALEEQVANLERELEEAKGLRLRALADFQNFQRRSIQNEEEAKKQGAAGVLRTVINALDHFDQALSQPAEKITAEQAVAGLKLIRDELVRAVQQAHGVTIIRPEANDEFTPGRHEALAQMPREGVKPGRVVEVYQPGYALGDRVLRAAKVIVSPGADSDAGGSEE